The following are encoded together in the Phenylobacterium sp. NIBR 498073 genome:
- the murD gene encoding UDP-N-acetylmuramoyl-L-alanine--D-glutamate ligase, with protein MIPVRGFEGRTVAVFGLARTGLTAARALALGGAKVVVWDEKPESRAAAQAEGLVLLDLSTADWSQFAALMLSPGVPLTHPKPHWTVEKAKAAGVEILGDIELFARTVNAAPEHKRPKIVAITGTNGKSTTTALIGHICASAGRDVRVGGNIGQGVLGLEDMHGGAVYVLELSSYQLDLTSSLKPDVALLLNVSPDHLDRHGGMEGYVAAKRRILLNQGKGDTAVIGVDDPWGQRICTEITAANRRTIVPISASKAIGRGVYVLQGLLYDATGERAVEVADLLRARSLPGRHNWQNAAAAYAAVRGLGLTSQEAADGLMSFPGLAHRMETVGAVGKVRFVNDSKATNADAARQAMSSYPKFYWIAGGVPKAGGIDSLGDLFPRIEKAYLIGEAQDAFAATLDGKAEFAKCGTLPAAVAAAYADASGSGQDAVVLLSPACASFDQFADFEARGEAFREAVLGLSRPAAKGARA; from the coding sequence ATGATCCCGGTCCGCGGCTTCGAGGGCAGGACGGTCGCCGTGTTCGGCCTGGCCCGCACAGGGCTGACGGCCGCGCGCGCCCTCGCCCTGGGCGGAGCCAAGGTCGTGGTCTGGGACGAGAAGCCGGAAAGCCGCGCGGCGGCGCAGGCCGAGGGCCTGGTACTGCTGGACCTCTCCACCGCCGACTGGTCGCAGTTCGCCGCCCTGATGCTGTCGCCGGGCGTGCCGCTGACCCATCCCAAGCCGCACTGGACGGTCGAGAAGGCCAAGGCCGCGGGCGTCGAGATCCTGGGCGACATCGAGCTGTTCGCCCGCACCGTGAACGCCGCGCCCGAGCACAAGCGTCCGAAGATCGTCGCCATCACCGGCACCAACGGCAAGTCGACCACCACGGCGCTGATCGGCCACATCTGCGCGTCCGCCGGGCGCGACGTGCGGGTGGGCGGCAATATCGGCCAGGGCGTGCTCGGCCTGGAGGACATGCACGGCGGGGCGGTCTACGTGCTTGAGCTGAGTTCCTACCAGCTGGACCTGACCTCAAGCCTGAAGCCCGACGTGGCGCTGCTGCTCAACGTCTCGCCCGACCACCTGGACCGCCACGGCGGAATGGAAGGGTATGTGGCGGCCAAGCGCCGCATCCTGCTGAACCAGGGCAAGGGCGACACCGCCGTGATCGGCGTCGACGATCCCTGGGGCCAGCGGATCTGCACCGAGATCACTGCCGCCAACCGCCGGACCATCGTCCCGATCTCGGCTTCCAAGGCGATCGGCCGCGGGGTCTACGTCCTGCAGGGCCTGCTCTACGATGCGACGGGCGAGCGGGCGGTGGAGGTCGCCGACCTGCTGCGGGCGCGCTCGCTGCCCGGCCGTCACAACTGGCAGAACGCCGCAGCCGCCTACGCCGCGGTGCGCGGCCTGGGCCTGACCTCGCAGGAGGCGGCCGACGGCCTGATGAGCTTCCCGGGGCTGGCGCACCGGATGGAGACGGTGGGCGCGGTCGGCAAGGTCCGGTTCGTCAACGACAGCAAGGCGACCAACGCCGATGCGGCGCGCCAGGCGATGTCGAGCTATCCGAAGTTCTACTGGATCGCCGGCGGCGTGCCAAAGGCCGGCGGCATCGACAGTCTCGGCGACCTCTTCCCGCGAATCGAGAAAGCCTACCTGATCGGCGAGGCGCAGGACGCGTTCGCCGCGACGCTCGACGGCAAGGCCGAGTTCGCCAAGTGCGGGACGCTCCCGGCGGCCGTGGCGGCGGCCTATGCGGACGCCTCGGGCTCGGGCCAGGACGCGGTCGTGCTGCTGTCGCCGGCCTGCGCTTCGTTCGACCAGTTCGCCGATTTCGAAGCCCGCGGCGAGGCGTTCCGCGAAGCGGTGCTGGGGCTGAGCCGGCCGGCCGCGAAAGGCGCGCGCGCCTAG
- a CDS encoding class I SAM-dependent methyltransferase codes for MTDVPSAPTDQAAYWNKTGGQAWVDLQDMMDDLNRPIEEALVDRAFPGVGKQVLDIGCGAGATTLAMARRLGAEGLSLGVDISAPLIEIASGQAAPGARFVQADAQTYDFDGARFDAAMSRFGVMFFSDFDAAFANIRSGLKPGAELVFACWRSPADNPMAIIPGRAAAPYLPPSPPTDPLAPGRFAFADPERVRGILSRSGWNDIDITRLDAPTPIALADLVTLSLRMGPLAAALRDADETTRGKVRDAVTTALEAEAVDGVVPMVAGCWLVTARA; via the coding sequence ATGACCGATGTCCCCTCCGCCCCGACCGATCAGGCCGCCTATTGGAACAAGACCGGCGGCCAAGCCTGGGTCGATCTGCAGGACATGATGGACGACCTCAATCGCCCGATCGAGGAAGCCCTGGTCGACCGCGCCTTTCCCGGCGTCGGCAAGCAGGTTCTGGACATCGGTTGCGGCGCCGGCGCGACCACCCTGGCCATGGCCCGCCGGCTCGGCGCCGAGGGGCTGAGCCTCGGCGTCGACATCTCCGCGCCGCTGATCGAGATCGCCTCCGGCCAGGCCGCGCCCGGCGCGCGGTTCGTCCAAGCCGACGCCCAGACCTACGACTTCGACGGCGCGCGCTTCGACGCGGCCATGTCGCGGTTCGGCGTCATGTTCTTCAGCGACTTCGACGCTGCCTTCGCCAACATCCGCAGCGGCCTGAAACCCGGCGCCGAGCTGGTTTTCGCCTGCTGGCGCAGCCCGGCCGACAACCCGATGGCGATCATCCCCGGGCGCGCCGCCGCCCCATACCTGCCGCCTTCTCCGCCGACCGATCCGCTGGCGCCCGGCCGCTTCGCCTTCGCCGATCCCGAGCGCGTGCGCGGGATCCTGAGCCGCAGCGGCTGGAACGACATCGACATCACCCGGCTCGACGCGCCGACCCCGATCGCACTGGCCGACCTGGTCACGCTCAGCCTGCGCATGGGCCCGCTCGCCGCGGCCCTGCGAGACGCTGACGAGACGACGCGCGGCAAGGTGCGTGACGCGGTGACGACGGCGCTGGAGGCCGAGGCGGTCGACGGCGTGGTGCCGATGGTCGCCGGCTGCTGGCTGGTGACGGCGCGGGCCTAG
- the ftsW gene encoding putative lipid II flippase FtsW gives MSHIHRPQQAHAFARSDRSSVGIWWWTTDRWMLGAVAALIAIGVMMSFAASPAAAARMNVGDPFHFAVRQCVFAVTGAAILIGVSMLDAKGIRRAAFFIYLVAIAIMLILPFLGHTAKGATRWVQLGGFTLQPSEFMKPALIVLVSWMFSEGQKGQGVPGVSIAFGLYFLSVGLLLIQPDVGQTVLITIAFGAAFWMAGVPLSWVMLLGGVAVTGLSSTYFLFPHVASRVDRFLSPDRADTHQVDRAAEAIAAGGFFGRGPGEGVMKRHVPDLHTDFIYSVGAEEYGLIFSLLLIALLGFIVTRGLYRAMKLTDPFEQVAAAGLFVLVGQQAFINVAVNLNMIPTKGMTLPFISYGGSSMWAICLTFGMALALTRRRPGAYSQGEGLAKAGAFA, from the coding sequence ATGAGTCACATCCATCGCCCCCAGCAGGCCCACGCCTTTGCGCGGAGCGACCGCTCGTCGGTCGGGATCTGGTGGTGGACGACGGACCGCTGGATGTTGGGGGCGGTGGCCGCCCTGATCGCCATCGGGGTGATGATGTCCTTCGCCGCCAGCCCGGCGGCGGCGGCGCGGATGAACGTCGGCGATCCCTTCCACTTCGCGGTGCGCCAGTGCGTGTTTGCGGTCACCGGCGCGGCGATCCTGATCGGGGTGTCGATGCTCGACGCCAAGGGGATCCGGCGGGCGGCGTTCTTCATATATCTGGTCGCCATCGCGATCATGCTCATCCTCCCGTTCCTGGGGCACACGGCCAAGGGCGCGACCCGCTGGGTGCAGCTGGGCGGCTTCACCCTGCAGCCGTCGGAGTTCATGAAGCCGGCGTTGATCGTGCTGGTCTCGTGGATGTTCTCGGAAGGCCAGAAGGGGCAGGGGGTGCCGGGCGTCTCGATCGCCTTCGGCCTCTATTTCCTGTCGGTCGGGCTGCTGCTGATCCAGCCGGACGTCGGCCAGACGGTGCTGATCACCATCGCCTTCGGGGCGGCGTTCTGGATGGCCGGGGTGCCGCTGTCGTGGGTGATGCTGCTCGGCGGCGTGGCGGTGACGGGCCTTAGCTCGACCTATTTCCTGTTCCCGCACGTGGCCAGCCGCGTGGACCGCTTCCTCAGTCCTGACCGCGCCGACACCCACCAGGTGGACCGCGCCGCCGAGGCTATCGCCGCCGGCGGCTTCTTCGGCCGTGGTCCGGGCGAGGGCGTCATGAAGCGCCACGTGCCCGACCTTCACACCGACTTCATCTACTCGGTCGGCGCCGAGGAGTACGGGCTGATCTTCTCGCTGCTGCTGATCGCGCTTTTGGGCTTCATCGTCACGCGCGGCCTCTATCGCGCCATGAAGCTGACCGATCCCTTCGAGCAGGTCGCTGCGGCGGGGCTGTTCGTCCTGGTCGGGCAGCAGGCCTTCATCAATGTGGCGGTGAACCTGAACATGATCCCGACCAAGGGCATGACTCTTCCGTTTATTTCGTACGGCGGCTCGTCGATGTGGGCGATCTGCCTGACGTTCGGCATGGCGCTTGCGCTGACTCGCCGTCGACCGGGCGCCTATTCCCAAGGCGAAGGCCTCGCCAAGGCCGGCGCGTTCGCCTAA
- the murG gene encoding undecaprenyldiphospho-muramoylpentapeptide beta-N-acetylglucosaminyltransferase — translation MRKIAVVAAGGTGGHLFPAQALAEALIARGWRIVLASDERAAAFAESFPAEERIGLSARTFQRGDVIGMAQAGLAIVRGVMQARAAFTRIDPAVVVGFGGYPSVPGLLAGITQGRPTLLHEQNAVMGRANRRLAGHVRAVACAFPVLQKAPGRVAENAVVVGNPIRPDIRALADHPYTPPTADGPIRILITGGSQGARLLSELMPEAIKKLPEDLRHRLDVQQQTRKESMDNARRIYADAMVRAEIAPFFRDMATRLRDAHLVIGRSGAGSVCEFAVAGKPAILVPLAIALDDDQGQNARVMAEAGGAEVARESQLTVDTMASALQKLLTNPDRLARMAAGARSIAKPDAAERLADLVERTAVQK, via the coding sequence ATGCGCAAGATCGCTGTCGTCGCCGCCGGTGGAACCGGCGGGCATCTGTTTCCCGCACAGGCTCTGGCCGAGGCGCTGATCGCCCGTGGATGGCGCATCGTGCTGGCCTCCGACGAGCGCGCCGCCGCGTTCGCCGAGAGCTTTCCGGCCGAGGAGCGCATCGGGCTGTCGGCCCGCACCTTCCAGCGCGGCGACGTGATCGGCATGGCCCAGGCGGGCCTGGCGATCGTGCGCGGCGTGATGCAAGCGCGCGCGGCCTTCACCCGGATCGACCCGGCCGTGGTCGTCGGCTTCGGCGGCTATCCGTCGGTGCCCGGCCTGCTGGCCGGCATCACCCAGGGCCGGCCGACCCTGCTGCACGAACAGAACGCGGTGATGGGCCGCGCCAACCGCCGGCTGGCCGGGCATGTCCGCGCGGTCGCCTGCGCGTTCCCGGTGCTGCAGAAAGCGCCGGGCCGCGTGGCCGAGAACGCCGTCGTCGTCGGCAATCCGATCCGGCCCGACATCCGCGCCCTGGCCGACCATCCCTATACGCCGCCGACCGCCGACGGCCCGATCCGCATCCTCATCACCGGCGGCAGCCAGGGGGCGCGGCTGCTCTCCGAGCTGATGCCCGAGGCGATCAAGAAGCTGCCCGAGGACCTGCGTCACCGGCTGGACGTCCAGCAGCAGACCCGCAAGGAGTCGATGGACAACGCCCGGCGGATCTATGCCGACGCGATGGTCCGGGCCGAGATCGCCCCGTTCTTCCGCGATATGGCCACCCGCCTGCGTGACGCCCACCTGGTCATCGGCCGCTCCGGCGCCGGCTCGGTCTGCGAGTTCGCGGTGGCCGGCAAGCCGGCGATCCTGGTGCCGCTGGCCATCGCCCTCGACGACGACCAGGGCCAGAACGCCCGGGTCATGGCCGAGGCTGGCGGCGCGGAAGTGGCCCGCGAGAGCCAACTGACCGTCGATACGATGGCGAGCGCCCTGCAGAAGCTGCTGACCAACCCCGACCGCCTGGCGCGCATGGCCGCTGGCGCCCGTTCCATCGCCAAGCCTGACGCGGCCGAACGCCTGGCCGACCTGGTCGAGAGAACCGCCGTCCAAAAATGA
- the murC gene encoding UDP-N-acetylmuramate--L-alanine ligase, whose product MNKRPVPFALGPVHFIGIGGIGMSGIAEIMLRIGYTVQGSDAKASANTERLEKLGAKVFIGQGAANVEGASAIVYSTAIKADNPEMVAAREKRLPLVHRGEMLAELTRLQYSVSVGGTHGKTTTTSMVAALLDAGGLDPTVINGGIINAYGTNAKVGEGDWMVVEADESDGTFLKLKSTCVIVTNIDPEHLDHYGDFEAVKKAFQDFVENVPFYGFAAVCTDHPEVQAMAARVQNRRVIAYGTNPQAEVRAEKISMGPDGSRFDAVFAPQDGPTTRLENLHLPMAGQHNVLNATGAIAVARELGVSDDDIRKGLAGFGGVKRRFTTTGVANGVRIIDDYGHHPVEIASVLKAARAVTEGRVVAVVQPHRYTRLHDLFDEFCGCFNDADTVIVADVYTAGESPIAGADRDGLVQGLRRFGHRRALALESPADLARIVHEEARTGDLVVCLGAGDITAWAHALPGQLEALNR is encoded by the coding sequence ATGAACAAGCGCCCCGTCCCCTTCGCCCTCGGCCCCGTGCACTTCATCGGCATCGGCGGTATCGGCATGAGCGGCATCGCCGAGATCATGCTGCGCATCGGCTACACGGTGCAGGGCTCCGACGCCAAGGCCAGCGCCAACACCGAGCGGTTGGAGAAGCTGGGCGCGAAAGTGTTCATCGGCCAGGGCGCAGCCAATGTCGAAGGCGCGTCGGCGATCGTCTATTCGACCGCGATCAAGGCCGACAATCCGGAGATGGTCGCTGCCCGCGAGAAGCGCCTGCCGCTGGTCCACCGCGGCGAGATGCTGGCCGAACTGACCCGGCTTCAGTACTCGGTCTCGGTCGGCGGCACCCACGGCAAGACCACGACCACCTCGATGGTCGCCGCCCTGCTGGACGCCGGCGGGCTGGACCCGACGGTGATCAACGGCGGGATCATCAACGCCTACGGCACCAACGCCAAGGTGGGCGAGGGCGACTGGATGGTGGTCGAGGCTGACGAGAGCGACGGCACCTTCCTGAAGCTCAAGTCGACCTGCGTGATCGTCACCAACATCGACCCTGAGCACCTGGACCACTACGGCGACTTCGAAGCCGTGAAGAAGGCCTTCCAGGATTTCGTGGAGAACGTGCCGTTCTACGGCTTTGCGGCCGTCTGCACCGACCATCCGGAAGTCCAAGCCATGGCCGCGCGGGTGCAGAACCGCCGGGTCATCGCCTATGGAACCAACCCCCAGGCCGAGGTCCGCGCCGAGAAGATCAGCATGGGGCCGGACGGCTCGCGGTTCGACGCGGTGTTCGCCCCGCAGGACGGGCCGACGACGCGGCTGGAGAACCTGCACCTGCCGATGGCCGGGCAGCACAACGTGCTGAACGCCACCGGCGCGATCGCGGTGGCGCGGGAACTGGGCGTGTCTGACGACGACATCCGCAAGGGCCTGGCCGGGTTCGGCGGCGTGAAGCGCCGCTTCACGACCACCGGCGTGGCGAACGGCGTGCGGATCATCGACGACTACGGCCACCACCCGGTCGAGATCGCCTCGGTGCTGAAGGCCGCGCGCGCGGTGACCGAGGGGCGCGTCGTCGCCGTGGTCCAGCCGCATCGCTATACCCGCCTGCACGACCTGTTCGACGAGTTCTGCGGCTGCTTCAACGACGCCGATACGGTGATCGTGGCCGACGTCTATACCGCAGGCGAGAGCCCGATCGCCGGCGCCGATCGGGACGGCCTGGTCCAGGGGCTGCGCCGGTTCGGCCACCGCCGGGCGTTGGCGCTCGAAAGCCCGGCCGACCTCGCACGGATCGTGCACGAGGAGGCCAGGACTGGCGACCTGGTGGTCTGCCTTGGCGCGGGCGACATCACGGCCTGGGCGCACGCGTTGCCCGGGCAACTTGAGGCGCTGAACCGATGA
- the murB gene encoding UDP-N-acetylmuramate dehydrogenase translates to MSWRDNLPQVRGRLLRDEPLGPFTWFRVGGAAEVLFLPADEADLSDFLAALPAEVPVTVLGVGSNVIVRDGGVEGVVIRLAGKAFAEISIDEEEGWVIADAGALDAMVAKAAAKAGLAGLEFYAGIPGTIGGALTMNAGCYGSETKDVLVSAWGFDRSGEIVSYSLEDFGYTYRHSTVPPGEVIWMQAVFQGRPDEPAAVEARMAEITARRETTQPIREKTGGSTFKNPQGHSSWKLVDEAGWRGKLFGGAMFSPLHANFMINTGEATAADLEGLGEAVRADVKAKTGIELDWEIKRIGRT, encoded by the coding sequence ATGAGCTGGCGAGACAACCTGCCCCAGGTGCGCGGCCGCCTGCTGCGCGACGAGCCGCTGGGCCCGTTCACCTGGTTCCGCGTCGGCGGCGCGGCAGAGGTGCTGTTCCTGCCGGCCGATGAGGCCGACCTGAGCGACTTCCTGGCGGCGCTGCCGGCCGAGGTTCCGGTCACGGTGCTGGGCGTCGGCTCCAATGTCATCGTCCGCGACGGCGGCGTCGAAGGCGTGGTGATCCGCCTGGCCGGCAAGGCCTTCGCCGAGATCTCGATCGACGAGGAGGAGGGCTGGGTCATCGCCGACGCGGGGGCGCTGGACGCCATGGTCGCCAAGGCGGCGGCCAAGGCCGGCCTGGCGGGGCTGGAGTTCTACGCCGGCATTCCCGGCACCATCGGCGGCGCCCTGACTATGAACGCCGGCTGCTACGGCAGCGAGACCAAGGACGTGCTGGTTTCGGCCTGGGGCTTCGACCGCAGCGGCGAGATCGTCAGCTATTCGCTTGAGGATTTCGGCTACACTTATCGCCACAGCACCGTCCCGCCGGGCGAGGTGATCTGGATGCAGGCGGTGTTCCAGGGGCGTCCCGACGAGCCGGCCGCCGTCGAGGCGCGCATGGCCGAGATCACCGCGCGCCGCGAGACCACCCAGCCGATCCGCGAGAAGACCGGCGGCTCGACCTTCAAGAACCCCCAGGGCCATTCGTCCTGGAAGCTGGTCGACGAGGCCGGCTGGCGCGGCAAGCTGTTCGGCGGGGCGATGTTCTCGCCGTTGCACGCCAACTTCATGATCAACACCGGCGAAGCCACCGCGGCTGATCTCGAGGGGCTGGGCGAAGCCGTGCGGGCCGACGTCAAGGCCAAGACGGGAATCGAGCTGGACTGGGAGATCAAGCGGATCGGCCGGACCTGA
- a CDS encoding histidine phosphatase family protein: protein MLILVKHGAPRLEPGTPPSQWTLAPEGRDQAERIAGKLADFSPSAVVSSLEPKAIETAAVIAGAFGLVAELDAGLGEQRNDEGPFTDAVRFQAAVGQMFARPRDVVMGEESADEAHARFAGALERQLAAHPSQTLVAVTHGRVMTLWASRRLGLDPMPFWRTLTLGAALVVATDAEWRVIDP from the coding sequence TTGCTGATCCTGGTCAAACACGGCGCGCCGCGCCTGGAGCCAGGGACGCCGCCCTCGCAATGGACCCTCGCCCCTGAGGGGCGCGACCAAGCTGAGCGCATCGCCGGCAAACTGGCGGATTTCTCGCCCTCGGCCGTGGTGTCCAGCCTTGAGCCCAAGGCCATCGAGACCGCCGCCGTGATCGCCGGCGCCTTCGGCCTCGTCGCCGAGCTTGACGCCGGGCTGGGCGAGCAGCGCAACGACGAAGGTCCGTTTACGGACGCCGTCCGCTTCCAGGCCGCCGTCGGACAGATGTTCGCCCGGCCGCGTGATGTCGTGATGGGGGAGGAGAGCGCCGATGAGGCCCATGCGCGCTTCGCCGGCGCGCTAGAACGACAGCTCGCCGCGCATCCGTCGCAGACATTGGTGGCGGTGACGCATGGACGGGTGATGACCCTATGGGCCAGCCGGCGCCTTGGCCTTGATCCGATGCCGTTCTGGCGCACGCTGACGCTGGGCGCGGCGCTGGTGGTCGCCACGGACGCCGAGTGGCGGGTGATCGACCCCTAG
- a CDS encoding PEPxxWA-CTERM sorting domain-containing protein, with protein sequence MKARSMGVAATAILSLGAAVAPAVAATILFTDFADVWSAPNSADAARSDDAGQARAPWDTAGTADGAQRLDIETLPGHQTRISNEAIANAAATGIVDGVDQGLRNFVYAVDQGTSGCRERGRDSAGACEVRATSLKTAELVKIDGKYYALDISGLVHDGNPVDEFWTSEKDDSSDELRAQLRLVSAAVPEPANWAMMIVGFGVAGAAVRAGRRRNILATAPSA encoded by the coding sequence ATGAAGGCGCGCTCCATGGGGGTCGCCGCCACAGCGATCCTATCGCTTGGCGCGGCCGTCGCTCCCGCTGTTGCGGCTACGATCCTATTCACCGATTTCGCCGATGTCTGGTCTGCCCCTAACAGCGCGGATGCCGCCCGTTCAGACGACGCGGGGCAAGCGCGCGCGCCTTGGGACACGGCGGGGACGGCTGACGGCGCACAGCGGCTCGACATCGAAACCCTTCCCGGTCACCAGACCAGGATCAGCAACGAGGCGATCGCCAACGCCGCCGCCACTGGCATCGTCGACGGCGTCGATCAGGGCCTGCGTAACTTTGTCTATGCTGTCGACCAGGGAACCTCGGGCTGCAGAGAGCGCGGACGCGACTCCGCCGGCGCCTGCGAAGTCCGGGCCACGTCGCTGAAGACGGCCGAGTTGGTGAAGATCGACGGCAAGTACTACGCGCTCGACATTTCGGGCCTCGTCCATGACGGCAATCCGGTCGATGAGTTCTGGACCAGCGAAAAGGACGACAGCTCGGACGAGCTGCGCGCTCAACTGCGCCTGGTATCCGCCGCGGTGCCCGAACCGGCGAACTGGGCGATGATGATTGTCGGCTTCGGCGTCGCCGGCGCCGCCGTGCGGGCCGGCCGCCGCCGCAACATTCTGGCCACCGCCCCCTCGGCCTAG
- a CDS encoding M20/M25/M40 family metallo-hydrolase, with protein MLAAVAATLVSANAVHAADLALTAVALRDKALTDRTAWDVTESLTTEVGARPQGSPAMDRARDWGVAKLKALGFENVHVETFETESWLRGAESAEVVAPFPQKLQILGLGRSAATPPGGLEAEIALFRSYDEMLAQPPGALKDKIAVVTEPMRRTQDIRGYAGAVRARSGGVEAARRGAVAYLVRSISTDDSRLPHGGGAAISGIPMAALSPPDAELLERMVARGNPVRIKLAMASTYRAKAPAYNVVGEIRGREKPEEVIVIGGHLDSWDAGTGAVDDAAGIGITTAAAKLIADLPQRPRRTVRVVMWGAEEQGGSGAAYAEANKAEVPNMIVAGESDLGAGEIFNAKLPAGSLEHPAMEAFAAAVNPLRVIISRDPARDGGADVAGLKRLGAPVVELQQDAGRYFDLHHSADDTLDKVDARELAQNVAVWAAFVYTVADSDIDFRKTASVSQ; from the coding sequence TTGCTAGCGGCTGTCGCCGCCACCCTGGTCTCCGCCAACGCGGTCCACGCCGCCGATCTGGCACTCACCGCCGTAGCGCTCCGCGATAAGGCCCTGACCGACCGCACCGCCTGGGACGTGACGGAATCGCTGACCACCGAGGTCGGCGCCCGCCCGCAGGGCTCGCCCGCCATGGATAGGGCGCGCGATTGGGGCGTGGCCAAGCTGAAGGCTCTCGGGTTCGAAAACGTCCATGTCGAAACCTTCGAGACCGAGTCCTGGCTGCGCGGCGCTGAGTCCGCCGAGGTGGTCGCGCCGTTCCCTCAGAAGCTGCAGATCCTGGGGCTCGGCCGATCGGCGGCCACGCCCCCTGGTGGTCTGGAGGCCGAGATCGCGCTGTTCCGCAGCTATGACGAAATGCTGGCCCAGCCGCCTGGCGCGCTGAAAGACAAGATCGCGGTGGTGACCGAGCCGATGCGCCGCACGCAGGACATCCGCGGCTATGCCGGCGCCGTGCGCGCTCGCTCGGGCGGCGTCGAGGCGGCCCGGCGTGGGGCTGTGGCGTATCTGGTGCGCTCGATCTCGACCGACGACAGCCGGTTGCCGCACGGCGGCGGCGCGGCGATCTCTGGGATTCCGATGGCGGCGCTGTCGCCGCCCGACGCCGAACTGCTGGAGCGCATGGTCGCACGTGGCAACCCGGTGCGGATCAAGTTGGCCATGGCCTCGACCTATCGCGCCAAGGCTCCCGCCTACAACGTGGTCGGCGAGATTCGCGGCCGTGAGAAGCCGGAAGAGGTTATCGTCATCGGCGGACACCTGGATTCCTGGGACGCTGGCACCGGCGCGGTGGACGACGCGGCGGGCATCGGGATCACCACGGCGGCGGCCAAGCTGATCGCCGACCTGCCGCAGCGTCCGCGTCGAACGGTGCGCGTGGTGATGTGGGGCGCCGAGGAGCAGGGCGGCTCAGGCGCGGCCTATGCCGAGGCCAACAAAGCCGAGGTCCCCAACATGATCGTCGCGGGCGAGAGCGACCTCGGCGCGGGGGAGATATTCAACGCCAAGCTGCCGGCCGGCAGCCTCGAGCACCCGGCCATGGAGGCCTTCGCCGCCGCGGTGAACCCGTTGCGGGTGATCATTTCGCGCGACCCGGCCCGCGACGGCGGCGCCGACGTGGCGGGGCTGAAGCGCCTCGGGGCGCCGGTCGTGGAGCTGCAGCAGGACGCCGGCCGCTACTTCGACCTGCACCACTCCGCGGACGACACGCTGGACAAGGTCGACGCCAGGGAGCTCGCTCAGAACGTGGCCGTCTGGGCCGCCTTCGTCTACACCGTGGCGGACAGCGATATCGACTTCCGCAAGACTGCGAGCGTGAGCCAGTGA
- a CDS encoding D-alanine--D-alanine ligase, with protein sequence MSLPLSGHHVALLLGGLSSEREVSLSSGKECGAALERLGAKVTYVDAGRDLAQVLTALKPDVVFNALHGEWGEDGCVQGILETLQVPYTHSGVLASALAMDKAKAKAVMAAAGVTVPGGGLFNRHVAAADHVMAPPYVIKPNAEGSSVGVFIVREGANRPPQELVSPQWTFGEEVMIEPYIRGRELAVAVMDGKALSVTDIIPQTEFYDYEAKYAEGGSVHVVPADIPKHAFEKALELSELAHAALGCRGVTRSDLRYDDINDILVLLEVNTQPGMTPTSLAPEQAAHKGVDFDRLVLWITEDAYARGHAGGVAS encoded by the coding sequence GTGAGCCTTCCTCTATCCGGACACCATGTCGCCCTGTTGCTGGGCGGCCTTTCTTCCGAACGCGAGGTGAGCCTGTCGTCGGGCAAGGAGTGCGGCGCCGCGCTCGAACGCCTGGGCGCCAAGGTCACCTACGTCGACGCTGGTCGCGACCTCGCCCAGGTGCTGACTGCCCTGAAGCCGGACGTGGTCTTCAACGCCCTGCACGGGGAGTGGGGCGAGGACGGCTGCGTCCAGGGCATCCTGGAGACCCTGCAGGTCCCCTACACCCATTCGGGCGTGCTGGCCTCGGCCCTGGCGATGGACAAGGCCAAGGCCAAGGCGGTGATGGCCGCGGCGGGAGTCACGGTGCCTGGGGGCGGGCTGTTCAACCGCCATGTCGCGGCGGCCGATCACGTGATGGCGCCGCCCTATGTGATCAAGCCGAACGCCGAGGGATCTTCGGTGGGCGTGTTCATCGTCCGCGAGGGCGCGAATCGCCCCCCGCAGGAGCTGGTCTCGCCGCAATGGACCTTCGGCGAGGAGGTGATGATCGAACCCTATATCCGCGGCCGGGAACTGGCCGTCGCGGTCATGGACGGCAAGGCGTTGAGCGTCACCGACATCATCCCGCAGACCGAATTTTACGATTACGAAGCAAAGTACGCGGAGGGCGGTTCCGTGCACGTCGTGCCGGCCGATATTCCGAAGCATGCCTTTGAAAAGGCGTTGGAATTGTCCGAGCTGGCGCATGCCGCGCTTGGTTGCCGGGGGGTTACCCGGTCCGATCTTCGTTATGACGACATTAACGACATTCTGGTCCTTCTGGAGGTCAACACCCAGCCCGGCATGACGCCGACCTCGCTCGCGCCCGAGCAGGCGGCTCACAAGGGGGTGGATTTCGACCGTCTAGTGCTTTGGATCACGGAGGATGCGTATGCCCGCGGCCATGCGGGGGGAGTCGCGAGCTGA